Proteins encoded by one window of Anguilla rostrata isolate EN2019 chromosome 9, ASM1855537v3, whole genome shotgun sequence:
- the sf3b2 gene encoding splicing factor 3B subunit 2 isoform X2 has translation MATDGPPGIEPNPPDLGGSLAALNTWSNSELQAKLSEIGAPNIGPREELIDRLKGYIMQTGMMPSKPNLQSMDDKAAPLPSQMPSLPPMPPIPPMPLPPGMGMLQAMSMMGGAPPPGLHMPMDGPNMPPGLTQEDQLKMVQHRAAMVLQQEERAKQAAVLLEHERQQELVKMQQGGPPPRAPEPMPRPPGLPMTPLGPMRGVGSGAPPPPGISMVTPPSHRQRMPPPPGEDAREVWQGEEVGMGPKIPQALEKILQLKEIRQEQLSTAPVEDDDSIEMELRNSAAATLSETDEEDAGLSKKDKNRKRRNRKKKNKKKRALEKRAQDKEASEEKEKEKEKDPEVEIEYVTEEPDIYDPNFIFFKRIFESFKLTDDVKKEKEKEPEKAEKQEATAVKKKGFEEEKKDSDDSDEETKTDAPKMSKKKLRRMNRLTVAELKQLVVRPDVVEMHDVTAQEPKLLVHLKATRNTVPVPRHWCFKRKYLQGKRGIEKPPFELPEFIKRTGIQEMREALQEKEDAKTMKTKMREKVRPKMGKIDIDYQKLHDAFFKWQIKPKLTIHGDLYYEGKEFETRLKEKKPGDLSDELRIALGMPVGPNSNKVPPPWLIAMQRYGPPPSYPNLKIPGLNSPIPEGCSFGYHAGGWGKPPVDEMGKPLYGDVFGTNAGDFQAKTEEEEVDRTPWGELEPSDEESSEEEEEEESDEDKPDETGFFTPADSGLITPGGFSSVPAGMETPELIELRKKKIEEAMDGNETPQLFTVLPERRTASVGAAMMASTHIYDVSGAMAGRKAGGGQETQGVEVALAPEELELDPMAMTQKYEEHVREQQAQVEKEDFSDMVAEHAAKQKQKKRKAAPQDNRGGAKKYKEFKF, from the exons ATGGCGACCGACGGACCTCCAGGAATCGAACCGAACCCGCCTGATTTGGGTGGCTCGTTGGCTGCTCTGAACACTTGGAGCAACTCAGAGCTCCAGGCCAAGCTCTCTGAGATCGGAGCGCCCAACATCG GACCCAGAGAGGAGCTGATAGACAGACTGAAGGGATATATAATGCAG ACTGGAATGATGCCCAGTAAGCCGAACCTGCAAAGCATGGATGACAAAGCGGCACCCTTACCATCTCAG ATGCCCAGCCTGCCGCCcatgccccccatcccccccatgcccctccccccgggcATGGGCATGCTGCAGGCCATGAGCATGATGGGCGGGGCGCCCCCACCCGGTCTGCACATGCCCATGGACGGCCCCAACATGCCCCCCGGCCTGACGCAGGAGGACCAGCTGAAGATGGTCCAGCACAGAGCGgccatggtgctgcagcaggaggagagggccAAGCAG GCCGCCGTGCTGCTGGAACACGAGCGACAGCAGGAGCTGGTGAAGATGCAGCAGGGCGGGCCGCCCCCTCGCGCCCCAGAGcccatgccccgcccacctggCCTGCCCATGACTCCGCTCGGCCCCATGAGAG GTGTAGGTTCTggcgctccccctcccccgggaATCTCCATGGTGACTCCACCCAGCCACAGACAGAggatgcccccacccccaggggaGGATGCACGTGAG GTTTGGCAGGGGGAGGAAGTTGGGATGGGCCCAAAGATTCCCCAGGCCCTGGAGAAGATCCTGCAACTGAAGGAGATCCGCCAGGAGCAGCTCAGCACTGCCCCCGTAG AGGATGACGATAGTATTGAGATGGAGCTGAGGAACTCTGCAGCTGCCACCCTGTCTGAGACCGACGAAGAAGATGCCGGGCTCTCCAAGAAAGAC AAAAATCGGAAGCGCAGGAACcgcaagaagaaaaacaagaagaagagaGCGCTGGAGAAGAGAGCGCAGGACAAGGAGGCCAGcgaagagaaggagaaggaaaaagaaaaggatcCGGAAGTGGAAATCGAGTACGTGACAGAGGAGCCGGACATCTACGACCCCAACTTCATCTTCTTCAAGCGGATCTTTGAGTCGTTTAAG CTCACGGACGAtgtgaagaaagagaaagagaaagaaccGGAGAAGGCCGAAAAGCAGGAGGCCACTGCCGTGAAGAAGAAGGGCTtcgaggaggagaagaaagacaGCGACGACAGCGACGAG GAGACAAAGACGGACGCACCCAAGATGTCGAAGAAAAAACTGAGACGGATGAACAGGCTGACCGTGGCTGAGCTGAAACAG CTGGTGGTCCGCCCGGACGTGGTGGAGATGCACGACGTGACGGCGCAGGAGCCCAAGCTGCTGGTGCACCTGAAGGCCACGCGCAACACGGTGCCCGTTCCGCGCCACTGGTGCTTCAAGAGGAAGTACCTGCAGGGCAAGAGGGGCATCGAGAAGCCGCCCTTCGAGCTGCCCGAGTTCATCAAGAGGACCGGCATCCAGGAGATGAGGGAGGCCCTGCAGGAGAAG GAGGATGCCAAGACGATGAAGACGAAGATGAGGGAGAAGGTTCGACCCAAGATGGGCAAGATAGACATTGACTACCAGAAGCTGCATGATGCCTTCTTCAAGTGGCAGATTAAGCCGAAACTCACCATCCATGGAGACCTCTATTATGAG ggtAAGGAGTTTGAGACCCGTCTGAAGGAGAAGAAGCCGGGAGATCTGTCGGACGAGCTGCGCATCGCTCTGGGGATGCCTGTGGGCCCG AACTCTAACAAAGTGCCCCCACCCTGGCTAATCGCCATGCAGCGATATGGACCCCCTCCCTCCTACCCCAACCTGAAAATCCCTGGCCTCAACTCACCCATCCCAGAG gGCTGCTCGTTCGGCTACCACGCGGGCGGCTGGGGCAAACCCCCCGTGGACGAGATGGGCAAGCCCCTGTACGGCGACGTGTTCGGGACCAACGCCGGAGACTTCCAG gcgaagactgaggaggaggaggtggaccGCACCCCGTGGGGCGAGCTGGAGCCCTCTGATGAAGAGTCTtccgaggaggaggaagaggaggagagcgacGAAGACAAGCCGGACGAGACGGGCTTCTTTACGCCCGCCGACAG CGGCCTGATCACTCCCGGAGGCTTCTCCTCTGTTCCGGCTGGCATGGAGACTCCAGAGCTCATCGAGCTGAGGAAGAAGAAGATTGAGGAAGCCATGGATGG AAACGAGACGCCGCAGCTGTTCACCGTGCTGCCGGAGAGGAGGACGGCGTCCGTGGGCGCTGCCATGATGGCCTCCACGCACATCTACGACGTCTCCGGG GCCATGGCGGGGCGCAAGGCCGGCGGAGGCCAGGAGACGCAGGGCGTGGAGGTCGCCTTGGCGCccgaggagctggagctggacccCATGGCGATGACGCAGAAGTACGAGGAGCACGTGCGCGAGCAGCAGGCCCAGGTGGAGAAGGAGGACTTCAGCGACATGGTGGCTGAGCACGCCGCCAAGCAGAAG CAAAAGAAGAGAAAGGCAGCCCCCCAGGACAACAGAGGAGGGGCCAAGAAGTACAAAGAGTTCAAGTTTTAG
- the sf3b2 gene encoding splicing factor 3B subunit 2 isoform X1 — MATDGPPGIEPNPPDLGGSLAALNTWSNSELQAKLSEIGAPNIGPREELIDRLKGYIMQTGMMPSKPNLQSMDDKAAPLPSQMPSLPPMPPIPPMPLPPGMGMLQAMSMMGGAPPPGLHMPMDGPNMPPGLTQEDQLKMVQHRAAMVLQQEERAKQDDPRSMEEHMKEQQLLEQQKRAAVLLEHERQQELVKMQQGGPPPRAPEPMPRPPGLPMTPLGPMRGVGSGAPPPPGISMVTPPSHRQRMPPPPGEDAREVWQGEEVGMGPKIPQALEKILQLKEIRQEQLSTAPVEDDDSIEMELRNSAAATLSETDEEDAGLSKKDKNRKRRNRKKKNKKKRALEKRAQDKEASEEKEKEKEKDPEVEIEYVTEEPDIYDPNFIFFKRIFESFKLTDDVKKEKEKEPEKAEKQEATAVKKKGFEEEKKDSDDSDEETKTDAPKMSKKKLRRMNRLTVAELKQLVVRPDVVEMHDVTAQEPKLLVHLKATRNTVPVPRHWCFKRKYLQGKRGIEKPPFELPEFIKRTGIQEMREALQEKEDAKTMKTKMREKVRPKMGKIDIDYQKLHDAFFKWQIKPKLTIHGDLYYEGKEFETRLKEKKPGDLSDELRIALGMPVGPNSNKVPPPWLIAMQRYGPPPSYPNLKIPGLNSPIPEGCSFGYHAGGWGKPPVDEMGKPLYGDVFGTNAGDFQAKTEEEEVDRTPWGELEPSDEESSEEEEEEESDEDKPDETGFFTPADSGLITPGGFSSVPAGMETPELIELRKKKIEEAMDGNETPQLFTVLPERRTASVGAAMMASTHIYDVSGAMAGRKAGGGQETQGVEVALAPEELELDPMAMTQKYEEHVREQQAQVEKEDFSDMVAEHAAKQKQKKRKAAPQDNRGGAKKYKEFKF; from the exons ATGGCGACCGACGGACCTCCAGGAATCGAACCGAACCCGCCTGATTTGGGTGGCTCGTTGGCTGCTCTGAACACTTGGAGCAACTCAGAGCTCCAGGCCAAGCTCTCTGAGATCGGAGCGCCCAACATCG GACCCAGAGAGGAGCTGATAGACAGACTGAAGGGATATATAATGCAG ACTGGAATGATGCCCAGTAAGCCGAACCTGCAAAGCATGGATGACAAAGCGGCACCCTTACCATCTCAG ATGCCCAGCCTGCCGCCcatgccccccatcccccccatgcccctccccccgggcATGGGCATGCTGCAGGCCATGAGCATGATGGGCGGGGCGCCCCCACCCGGTCTGCACATGCCCATGGACGGCCCCAACATGCCCCCCGGCCTGACGCAGGAGGACCAGCTGAAGATGGTCCAGCACAGAGCGgccatggtgctgcagcaggaggagagggccAAGCAG GACGACCCAAGGTCAATGGAGGAGCATATGAAGGAACAGCAGCTTCTGGAGCAGcagaagagg GCCGCCGTGCTGCTGGAACACGAGCGACAGCAGGAGCTGGTGAAGATGCAGCAGGGCGGGCCGCCCCCTCGCGCCCCAGAGcccatgccccgcccacctggCCTGCCCATGACTCCGCTCGGCCCCATGAGAG GTGTAGGTTCTggcgctccccctcccccgggaATCTCCATGGTGACTCCACCCAGCCACAGACAGAggatgcccccacccccaggggaGGATGCACGTGAG GTTTGGCAGGGGGAGGAAGTTGGGATGGGCCCAAAGATTCCCCAGGCCCTGGAGAAGATCCTGCAACTGAAGGAGATCCGCCAGGAGCAGCTCAGCACTGCCCCCGTAG AGGATGACGATAGTATTGAGATGGAGCTGAGGAACTCTGCAGCTGCCACCCTGTCTGAGACCGACGAAGAAGATGCCGGGCTCTCCAAGAAAGAC AAAAATCGGAAGCGCAGGAACcgcaagaagaaaaacaagaagaagagaGCGCTGGAGAAGAGAGCGCAGGACAAGGAGGCCAGcgaagagaaggagaaggaaaaagaaaaggatcCGGAAGTGGAAATCGAGTACGTGACAGAGGAGCCGGACATCTACGACCCCAACTTCATCTTCTTCAAGCGGATCTTTGAGTCGTTTAAG CTCACGGACGAtgtgaagaaagagaaagagaaagaaccGGAGAAGGCCGAAAAGCAGGAGGCCACTGCCGTGAAGAAGAAGGGCTtcgaggaggagaagaaagacaGCGACGACAGCGACGAG GAGACAAAGACGGACGCACCCAAGATGTCGAAGAAAAAACTGAGACGGATGAACAGGCTGACCGTGGCTGAGCTGAAACAG CTGGTGGTCCGCCCGGACGTGGTGGAGATGCACGACGTGACGGCGCAGGAGCCCAAGCTGCTGGTGCACCTGAAGGCCACGCGCAACACGGTGCCCGTTCCGCGCCACTGGTGCTTCAAGAGGAAGTACCTGCAGGGCAAGAGGGGCATCGAGAAGCCGCCCTTCGAGCTGCCCGAGTTCATCAAGAGGACCGGCATCCAGGAGATGAGGGAGGCCCTGCAGGAGAAG GAGGATGCCAAGACGATGAAGACGAAGATGAGGGAGAAGGTTCGACCCAAGATGGGCAAGATAGACATTGACTACCAGAAGCTGCATGATGCCTTCTTCAAGTGGCAGATTAAGCCGAAACTCACCATCCATGGAGACCTCTATTATGAG ggtAAGGAGTTTGAGACCCGTCTGAAGGAGAAGAAGCCGGGAGATCTGTCGGACGAGCTGCGCATCGCTCTGGGGATGCCTGTGGGCCCG AACTCTAACAAAGTGCCCCCACCCTGGCTAATCGCCATGCAGCGATATGGACCCCCTCCCTCCTACCCCAACCTGAAAATCCCTGGCCTCAACTCACCCATCCCAGAG gGCTGCTCGTTCGGCTACCACGCGGGCGGCTGGGGCAAACCCCCCGTGGACGAGATGGGCAAGCCCCTGTACGGCGACGTGTTCGGGACCAACGCCGGAGACTTCCAG gcgaagactgaggaggaggaggtggaccGCACCCCGTGGGGCGAGCTGGAGCCCTCTGATGAAGAGTCTtccgaggaggaggaagaggaggagagcgacGAAGACAAGCCGGACGAGACGGGCTTCTTTACGCCCGCCGACAG CGGCCTGATCACTCCCGGAGGCTTCTCCTCTGTTCCGGCTGGCATGGAGACTCCAGAGCTCATCGAGCTGAGGAAGAAGAAGATTGAGGAAGCCATGGATGG AAACGAGACGCCGCAGCTGTTCACCGTGCTGCCGGAGAGGAGGACGGCGTCCGTGGGCGCTGCCATGATGGCCTCCACGCACATCTACGACGTCTCCGGG GCCATGGCGGGGCGCAAGGCCGGCGGAGGCCAGGAGACGCAGGGCGTGGAGGTCGCCTTGGCGCccgaggagctggagctggacccCATGGCGATGACGCAGAAGTACGAGGAGCACGTGCGCGAGCAGCAGGCCCAGGTGGAGAAGGAGGACTTCAGCGACATGGTGGCTGAGCACGCCGCCAAGCAGAAG CAAAAGAAGAGAAAGGCAGCCCCCCAGGACAACAGAGGAGGGGCCAAGAAGTACAAAGAGTTCAAGTTTTAG